One Nicotiana tomentosiformis chromosome 4, ASM39032v3, whole genome shotgun sequence genomic window carries:
- the LOC138909403 gene encoding uncharacterized protein gives MLKQIQVNIPLIDALREMLGYAKMIKDLMSRRFDFKDLETVTLAQTYSAVVTRPIVEKLSDPGSFIILCTICSYAFAKALCDLGASINLIPLSIYKKLGIGRARPTSMLLQLVDRTLKRPSGIPDDVHVQVRKFVFPVDFVILDCRLMRRFP, from the coding sequence atgctgaagcaaattcagGTAAACATTCCTCTAATTGATGCTTTGAGGGAGATGCtcggttatgcaaaaatgataaaggacttgatgtctcgtaGGTTTGACTTTAAAGACTTGGAAACTGTCACATTGGCACAGACCTATAGTGCTGTTGTGACAAGACCTATAGTTGAGAAGCTATCCGACCCTGGAAGCTTCATAATTCTATGCACCATATGTAGCTATGCATTCGCcaaagcattgtgtgatttgggggcaagcataaatctgatacCATTATCAATCTATAAAAAGTTAGGGATTGGACGAGCAAGGCCCACATCTATGTTACTACAATTGGTTGACCGAACGTTGAAAAGGCCATCAGGTATACCTGATGATGTACATGTGCAAGTTCGAAAATTCGTGTTTCCagtagattttgtcattctagactgccggttgatgaggagattcccataa